A single genomic interval of Arthrobacter globiformis harbors:
- a CDS encoding class I SAM-dependent methyltransferase encodes MVQKAERVVTSRGKPVGNVTRGTTNPNRMRRLDRWLAGPQAWRLRRAADPLVVDLGYGASPATAVELFERLRAVRPDVRVCGIEIEPERVRAAKALERPGLSFHNGGFELPVPGDPVFVRAFNVLRQYEEADVRGIWELVQGRLAPDGLFIDGTCDEIGRRSAWIALAAERPLSLTMSVRFGSFGLPSEIAERLPKALIHRNVPGERIHTLLKAMDRAWLEAAPLAPFGNRQRWTAMCRALLDGGWPVQDGPSRWRLGELTVGWEAVAPD; translated from the coding sequence GTGGTGCAGAAAGCAGAGCGGGTGGTGACCAGCCGGGGCAAGCCGGTGGGGAACGTGACCCGCGGCACCACCAACCCGAACCGCATGCGCAGGCTGGACAGGTGGCTGGCCGGGCCGCAGGCCTGGCGGCTCCGGAGGGCAGCCGACCCGCTCGTGGTGGACCTGGGCTACGGCGCTTCGCCGGCCACCGCCGTCGAACTCTTTGAACGGCTCCGGGCGGTACGGCCGGATGTGCGCGTCTGCGGGATCGAGATAGAACCGGAACGCGTGCGTGCAGCGAAGGCACTGGAGCGCCCGGGCCTGAGTTTCCACAACGGCGGATTCGAACTTCCGGTGCCCGGAGACCCGGTGTTTGTGCGCGCGTTCAACGTGCTGCGTCAGTACGAGGAAGCGGACGTCCGCGGCATCTGGGAACTGGTGCAGGGCCGGCTGGCTCCGGATGGCCTGTTCATCGATGGGACATGCGACGAGATAGGCCGCCGCTCCGCCTGGATCGCCCTTGCTGCTGAGCGGCCGCTGAGCCTCACCATGTCGGTGCGGTTCGGGAGTTTCGGGCTACCGTCCGAGATCGCGGAACGCCTGCCCAAGGCCCTCATCCACCGCAATGTTCCCGGCGAACGCATCCACACGCTGCTGAAGGCGATGGACCGGGCATGGCTCGAGGCGGCGCCCTTGGCGCCCTTTGGAAACAGGCAACGGTGGACGGCCATGTGCCGGGCGCTGCTCGACGGCGGGTGGCCGGTACAGGATGGCCCCTCGCGCTGGCGGCTCGGGGAACTTACCGTCGGCTGGGAAGCCGTGGCGCCAGACTGA